A genomic segment from uncultured Desulfuromonas sp. encodes:
- the hflX gene encoding GTPase HflX: MDVLGQISGLKAAQINALERIYRRRMRPEEVVSAELARFMCGLSHEIRRQIGVLIDRSGVVKYVMVGDDREIMLPDLSDYALGRSGLRGLRCVHTHLKNEFLSEDDLTDLALLRLDMMVALGVNPRGFPASVYYAHLLPENPAQQQVEQLELRSFEQLNLDLSAFLRSLENELERTVDSGQVDLSDPRERAILISVSQAPRREIEDSLCELQELARTADVLVLDQVIQRPQRLNPRYLMGEGKIKDVVIRALQQRATMLVFDQDLSPTQVRSIAALTDLKVIDRSQVILDIFARRAHTLDGKVQVELAQLKYILPRLMGKGTALSRLMGGIGGRGPGETKLEIDRRRIRDRISRLEKRLKEMAKGRLQRRSKRMRSEVPIISIVGYTNAGKSTLLNALTQSEVFTEDLLFATLDTSTRRLRFPLEREVIITDTVGFIRQLPESLMGAFKSTLEELSDADLLMHVVDVSNPRFEEQIRAVDHILADLDLGQIPSLLVFNKIDQIDAEECAQLCRRFDAIAVCARERKTFTTLLEALEQRFWPLEAMAEKLDSE, from the coding sequence GTGGACGTTCTCGGTCAGATTTCCGGACTCAAAGCTGCCCAGATCAATGCTCTGGAGCGTATTTACCGACGTCGGATGCGGCCCGAAGAGGTGGTGTCAGCGGAATTGGCCCGTTTTATGTGCGGCCTGTCCCATGAAATTCGCCGCCAGATCGGTGTGCTGATTGACCGCTCCGGTGTCGTCAAATATGTCATGGTGGGTGATGATCGTGAGATTATGCTGCCCGACCTGTCAGATTATGCCCTGGGGCGTAGTGGACTGCGCGGACTGCGCTGTGTCCATACCCACCTGAAAAATGAATTCCTTTCTGAAGACGATTTGACTGACCTGGCTCTCCTGCGCCTTGACATGATGGTTGCCCTCGGTGTCAATCCACGTGGATTTCCCGCTTCTGTCTATTATGCGCATCTCTTGCCGGAAAATCCTGCCCAGCAGCAGGTCGAGCAGTTGGAGTTGCGCAGTTTCGAGCAACTTAATCTGGATCTGTCGGCGTTTTTACGTTCTCTGGAAAATGAGCTGGAGCGGACCGTTGACAGTGGGCAGGTGGATCTGTCTGATCCGCGTGAGCGGGCGATTCTGATTTCCGTCAGTCAGGCACCCCGCCGGGAAATTGAGGATTCGCTGTGTGAATTACAGGAACTGGCACGGACAGCGGATGTCTTGGTGCTGGACCAGGTGATTCAGCGTCCTCAGCGTCTCAATCCCCGTTATCTGATGGGGGAGGGCAAGATCAAGGATGTGGTGATTCGGGCGTTGCAACAGCGTGCGACGATGCTGGTTTTCGATCAGGATCTCAGCCCGACGCAGGTACGCTCCATTGCGGCATTGACGGATTTGAAGGTCATTGATCGCTCCCAAGTGATTCTCGATATCTTTGCCCGCCGTGCCCATACTCTGGATGGCAAAGTCCAGGTGGAATTGGCTCAGCTTAAATACATTTTGCCGCGGCTGATGGGCAAAGGCACGGCCCTGTCGCGTCTGATGGGGGGTATCGGCGGGCGTGGTCCCGGTGAAACCAAGCTGGAGATCGACCGCCGCCGCATTCGAGATCGCATCAGTCGACTGGAAAAACGTCTCAAAGAGATGGCTAAGGGACGTCTGCAGCGACGTAGCAAACGGATGCGTTCCGAGGTGCCGATTATCTCTATTGTCGGCTATACCAATGCCGGTAAATCCACCTTACTCAATGCTTTGACCCAGAGTGAGGTGTTTACCGAGGATCTGCTGTTTGCCACGCTGGATACGTCAACGCGCCGGTTGCGTTTTCCTCTCGAGCGTGAGGTGATCATTACTGATACCGTCGGGTTTATTCGCCAATTGCCCGAGAGTCTGATGGGCGCGTTCAAGTCAACCCTGGAAGAGCTCTCTGATGCTGACCTGTTAATGCATGTGGTTGATGTTTCCAATCCCCGCTTTGAAGAACAGATTCGCGCCGTTGACCATATTCTGGCAGACCTGGATTTGGGACAGATACCGAGCCTGCTGGTGTTTAACAAGATTGATCAAATTGATGCCGAGGAATGTGCGCAGTTATGCCGTCGCTTCGATGCCATTGCCGTCTGCGCCCGTGAACGTAAAACCTTTACGACGTTGTTGGAGGCGTTAGAGCAGCGTTTCTGGCCCTTGGAAGCTATGGCCGAGAAGCTTGACAGTGAATGA
- a CDS encoding LysM peptidoglycan-binding domain-containing protein — MIRWCSIVCCAVLAGCVASPSTEVATIRLHNESALPMTVQDGDESSGCVVITEETQTHSGDETSADEALLTANLTPPEDLGVVLEPEPLFDFPVVENDKVRYLVDYYTGPGRRTFTRWLQRSSRYLPMMRDVFKREGLPQDLATLAMVESGFNSNAHSWANAVGHWQFIESTGQMYGLENTWWRDERRDMEKATLAAARYLKDLYQRFDGNWYLAVASYNAGPGKISRAVKKYHTTDFWELSKGSYLKDETKNYVPKLLAALLISKQPVKYGFCDLDYEAPLVFDTVTVSEATDLEVISELTGATYDDLKRLNPELKRWCTPPGETHYTLRVPGGCAEGFSEKYAAIPSSERARYKRHQIKSGDTLLKLAQTYHIRVEDITSLNKISNPRALRIGQNLILPLHRDYSNRPLAELEDDYLRSKRRHYTVRSGDSLWSIAKKCNVTEKQLRVWNRLGWSNVIRPGQKLLVSAPSSSVASRSGKTVRKVVYQVRSGDTLWGIGRQFSVQARDIRQWNDLDENHILQPGDELTLLVQGDRRS; from the coding sequence ATGATTCGCTGGTGTTCAATAGTCTGTTGTGCCGTGTTGGCCGGTTGCGTTGCGTCGCCTTCCACAGAGGTTGCGACGATCCGATTGCACAATGAATCGGCACTCCCCATGACGGTTCAGGACGGTGATGAATCATCCGGCTGTGTCGTTATAACGGAGGAGACACAAACACACAGCGGTGATGAAACCTCAGCTGACGAAGCGCTTCTGACTGCCAATCTCACCCCTCCGGAAGATTTAGGGGTCGTTCTTGAACCCGAGCCTCTGTTCGACTTTCCCGTCGTGGAAAATGACAAGGTGCGCTATCTGGTTGACTATTACACCGGACCGGGGCGGCGGACATTTACTCGCTGGTTGCAACGTTCCAGTCGCTATCTGCCGATGATGCGCGACGTCTTCAAGCGCGAAGGGCTTCCTCAGGATCTGGCAACTCTGGCCATGGTCGAATCCGGCTTCAATAGCAATGCCCACAGTTGGGCCAACGCTGTCGGTCATTGGCAGTTTATTGAGTCGACCGGACAGATGTATGGTCTGGAAAATACCTGGTGGCGTGATGAACGTCGCGACATGGAAAAGGCCACTTTGGCAGCTGCGCGTTATCTTAAAGACCTGTACCAGCGTTTTGACGGTAACTGGTATCTTGCTGTCGCTTCCTACAATGCCGGACCGGGGAAAATCTCCCGCGCGGTCAAAAAATATCACACCACAGATTTCTGGGAGCTCAGCAAGGGCTCCTATCTTAAAGACGAAACCAAAAATTACGTGCCCAAGCTTCTGGCTGCGCTGTTGATCAGCAAGCAGCCGGTGAAATACGGTTTTTGTGATCTGGACTATGAAGCACCCCTGGTTTTTGACACGGTAACCGTGTCCGAAGCCACAGATCTCGAAGTGATTTCAGAGCTGACCGGGGCCACATACGATGATCTCAAACGGCTTAATCCTGAACTCAAACGCTGGTGTACCCCTCCCGGAGAAACTCATTATACCCTGCGTGTTCCTGGCGGATGTGCTGAGGGCTTTTCCGAAAAGTATGCGGCGATTCCTTCTTCGGAGCGCGCCCGCTATAAGCGCCATCAGATTAAGTCCGGAGATACTCTGCTCAAACTGGCGCAAACCTATCATATCCGAGTCGAGGATATTACCAGCTTGAATAAAATCAGTAATCCTCGCGCCTTACGGATCGGTCAAAATCTGATTTTGCCGTTGCATCGCGACTACAGTAATCGTCCCTTGGCGGAGCTCGAAGATGATTATCTGCGTTCTAAGCGGCGTCATTATACGGTGCGCTCGGGCGACAGTTTGTGGAGTATCGCCAAAAAATGCAATGTGACGGAAAAACAGTTGCGGGTGTGGAATCGCCTGGGCTGGAGTAATGTCATTCGTCCGGGGCAGAAGTTGCTGGTGTCGGCACCATCCTCCTCCGTCGCGTCGCGGAGCGGGAAAACCGTCCGAAAAGTGGTCTACCAGGTGCGCTCCGGCGATACGTTGTGGGGGATTGGTCGCCAGTTCTCGGTGCAGGCCCGCGACATTCGCCAATGGAATGATCTGGATGAAAATCATATCCTGCAACCGGGCGATGAATTGACCTTGCTGGTGCAGGGTGATCGTCGTTCCTGA
- a CDS encoding Smr/MutS family protein yields the protein MKKPVETPCDDADIDFASAMERLGVEGLPSQGLMAERPVEDAFLDDEDASVIVDDMDDESLFLASMGEIDTVFRDEFPDDEDDTPRAEPRRMKQLRQGKLRPQDTLDLHGCYRDEARKKVRLFLKHRFDQGMQTVLIITGRGKRSPGGESVLRQDVERYLTTQAQAWVAEWGRAPKQHGGEGALVVFLRQKK from the coding sequence GTGAAGAAGCCGGTTGAGACACCTTGTGACGATGCTGATATTGACTTTGCATCAGCGATGGAACGGCTTGGTGTGGAGGGGCTACCCTCCCAGGGACTTATGGCTGAGCGCCCTGTGGAAGATGCCTTTTTAGACGATGAGGACGCTTCTGTCATCGTTGACGATATGGACGATGAGAGCCTTTTTCTCGCCAGCATGGGCGAGATCGACACGGTGTTCAGAGATGAATTTCCTGACGATGAGGACGACACGCCTCGTGCGGAACCACGCCGTATGAAACAACTGAGACAAGGTAAGCTCCGTCCTCAGGATACACTCGATTTGCATGGCTGCTATCGCGATGAAGCGCGCAAAAAAGTGCGTCTGTTTCTCAAGCATCGTTTTGATCAGGGGATGCAGACGGTGTTGATTATTACCGGTCGCGGCAAACGTTCTCCCGGTGGAGAATCTGTTTTACGCCAGGATGTTGAGCGCTATCTGACAACCCAAGCTCAGGCGTGGGTGGCTGAATGGGGCCGGGCGCCAAAGCAACATGGGGGCGAAGGTGCGCTGGTGGTTTTTTTACGCCAGAAAAAATAG